AATAAGTATGGCGCATTCATTGGAATCAAGAACTCCTCTATGTGATAATGAAATATTGGATCTTGCACTGTCCGTTCCTCTATGGAAAAAATTACAAAGTTTTGAACCCAAGCATATACCGAAAGTTGCAATGAGAGGAAAGCTTCCTCCACTGGTTTATAATATTCCCAAAAAAGGATTCCCGACTCCATTGCTGTTTTGGTTTAAACATGAGCTGCAAAATTTTATGCGAGAATTTATTCTTGATAACCTTGAATTCGCAAGGTTTTTCAAAAGAGAGCAAGTTGAAAATTTGATTAGATCGCATTGCCGTAAGAAGATAAATACTCCCTTTTTAGAAATATCTGCCCATAAATTATGGATGATCATTAATTTGATTTTATATTTTAAAAATCAAAAGTATAGATACCTGAGGTGAGTTTCGCCTTTGAGATATAAATGCAAGGAACAACAGTCAATATAAATTTAGCAACGGACTACGCTCTTAAACCGGAAATAGTCTCAACCCTTAATGATTTTCATTTTAAAAAAATAAGGATTTCTATCAATCGGAGCAATATATTATTACAAAGGGCAAAAAGCGATTTCGCTATTTGTCGGAAAGGCAGTAGGGAGTGGGAGTTTTTTGATAATTCGTTATTAAAAATTCAAGCAGAGCTGGAAAAATATAAGCAACCCGTAGAGAATTTGTTGCCGAACCGAGTCGTACCCTCAGAACTTCATCATTCTCCATTTATAGATGAGTTGGCTGATCAATTTGAACAAAATATTCTTTCTTCAATAGGGCAAAAAAGCAATGTTAGCTCGAAGAAATCCTTTGGGGTTGTGATGTCGCATGATGTAGATGGGTTAGGTCGATTTTATTTGGGAAGTCTAAAAACAGCGATAGTTTTTTTGGGGAATTCGATCAGACTCTGGGCAAAGCCTTCTCTGTCATTGAAATACCTGGCCAAAAGTATAAGATTTGCTTTTGGCAATATCGACTACTTTGGATTTAGTCTGATTTTAAATGTGGCTAAGAAATATAATTTTTGTCCGGTTTTTTTTTTATATTCCCATTTGGAAAATAATAATAAGCTGACCCTGCTTGATCGTATCAAAGGTGTTAACCCCAATTACCGTATAGAGCGGGAAAAATATGCGTTAACCATATTAAAAGAAAATGACGTGGAGATAGGGTTACACGGAAGCTATTATTCTTCTAATGATATGTCTCTTTTGAGAGAGGAAAAAGAGTTTCTTGAAGAGCAACTAAACATAACCTGTAAGTCAGTGAGGCAGCATTACCTGAATTTCCACGGGGGAAGGACTCTGGATATTTACTCAGAATTGGGGATTAACTTCGATTTCAATTGTGGAACGGTTTATGAAAATGCATTTTTGTGTGGGACGTGCAGGCCTTTTTACTACATGCCTTCCAAGACTACACGACCTGTTGTTATAATTCCAATGGTATATATGGATGCCGTGAATCTCTATTTTCAGCCAGTCAGTCAAATCGAAATTTGTAGAGAAATTGAAAAAATATTGCTGATCTTGAGAAAGTATGGAGGTGTTGCATCCTTTAATTTCCACCAAAGAATGATATCATCTATTCCCGAAATGTTAATTGCATACGAGTATTTATCCTCAAAGACTGCCGAGTTAGGGGGGCAGTTTCTAAGAGGAGATGATTTGAACCGCTTTTATGAAATAAACTAAAATGCCTGAGCATGTGTATGTTGAAGACCAGAATTCCGCAGCCGAACTACTAAGGCGACTCCAAACGGAAGGTGTCTCATTTAAGGGGAAATCTGTTTTGGATATTGGTTGTGGAACAGGCTTATACTCCAAACTGATAGCTGAGTCTGGCGCAATCAAAGTCGTTGGAATAGATAAAGAACCCGGCAATATTTGTTTTGCTAAGGCAAATGCAAAAAATGATAGACTGCATTTTATTTGTACAACAATAGAGGAATTCAGTTGCAAGGAAAGATTCGACTTCTTATTTGTTAGAGGTGTTATATACTATACTCAGAATTTAACCACTTTTTTGTCTTGTCTTTCAAAAATAATTCAAATAGACGGAGAACTTTATATTACTTTTATCCAGAAAAACTGGAGTGCACACATTTCGAATCTTGTGAAACGTATTGCATGCTGTATCCCCGATTCTGTTCATCCGGTAATGATCAATTTGTTTGCAATTTTGT
This window of the uncultured Desulfobacter sp. genome carries:
- a CDS encoding class I SAM-dependent methyltransferase: MPEHVYVEDQNSAAELLRRLQTEGVSFKGKSVLDIGCGTGLYSKLIAESGAIKVVGIDKEPGNICFAKANAKNDRLHFICTTIEEFSCKERFDFLFVRGVIYYTQNLTTFLSCLSKIIQIDGELYITFIQKNWSAHISNLVKRIACCIPDSVHPVMINLFAILYYGYKTKITNETIAFEIIKSKMNTIFFPVNYLFSPTWTAIQLKKHHMRVLKFFPKGNTTDFAYWLKKNDTSTI